One Sediminicola sp. YIK13 DNA segment encodes these proteins:
- a CDS encoding aldehyde dehydrogenase (NADP(+)), with protein sequence MLTGKNYIGNKLSAEGKQSFKTFNPQKNIDNKCEFREVSNDEIDAAVRLATRAFWKYKNVSALEKAHFLRAIADEIEALGKLLIDTYISESGLPEGRAVGERGRTMGQLRAFATLLEEGSWVDASIDTAQPDRAPLPKADIRKMLLPLGPIAVFGSSNFPLAFSTAGGDTASALAAGCPVIVKSHPMHAGTGELVASAILKAAEKTGMPNGVFSNLNSSGIAVGQALVMHSGIKAVGFTGSIKGGMALYKLAAERKEPIPVFAEMGSINPVIALPSALLEKGDYWAKQYAGSITLGAGQFCTNPGLILGLEGDAFDSFVDQLGQELEQIEPSCMLHPNIYKGYNESKQKLSDQEGTTVVCSYDNKVPPNYAQQKVVTVSGAQFLANTTLHQEVFGPFSVVVKCRDKTELKNILEHLEGQLTGTILGNKEELESYQDIVEALTNRVGRIIFNGVPTGVEVCPSMQHGGPFPASTDSRFTSVGVSAIKRWSRPVAFQDWPNELLPKALQNKNPLNLLRLVNGRYTNDKI encoded by the coding sequence ATGCTTACTGGAAAAAATTATATTGGGAACAAGTTGTCCGCTGAAGGAAAACAGAGTTTTAAGACTTTCAACCCCCAAAAGAATATCGATAACAAATGTGAATTCAGGGAAGTTTCCAATGATGAGATAGATGCAGCGGTTCGTTTGGCCACCCGTGCCTTTTGGAAGTACAAAAATGTTTCGGCCCTAGAAAAAGCTCATTTTTTAAGAGCTATAGCGGACGAGATTGAAGCCCTGGGAAAATTGCTTATAGATACTTATATCTCTGAATCTGGATTACCCGAAGGGCGTGCAGTTGGTGAGCGGGGGAGGACTATGGGCCAATTAAGGGCCTTTGCGACTCTTTTGGAAGAGGGCTCCTGGGTTGATGCCAGCATTGATACGGCACAGCCGGACCGAGCTCCATTGCCGAAAGCCGATATAAGAAAAATGCTACTTCCTTTAGGACCCATAGCTGTTTTTGGATCCAGTAATTTTCCATTGGCCTTTTCAACCGCAGGGGGTGATACGGCTAGCGCCTTGGCAGCCGGATGTCCAGTTATTGTTAAGAGCCATCCCATGCATGCAGGAACTGGGGAATTGGTAGCCTCTGCAATTCTGAAAGCCGCCGAGAAGACGGGTATGCCCAATGGGGTATTTTCCAATTTAAACAGTTCGGGAATAGCCGTAGGTCAAGCATTGGTCATGCATTCCGGAATAAAGGCCGTAGGTTTTACAGGGAGTATAAAAGGGGGGATGGCCCTCTATAAACTGGCAGCAGAACGTAAAGAGCCCATACCTGTCTTCGCAGAAATGGGTAGTATTAATCCTGTAATTGCCTTACCGAGTGCCCTATTAGAGAAAGGGGATTATTGGGCAAAACAATATGCGGGGTCCATTACCTTGGGAGCCGGACAGTTCTGCACTAATCCAGGATTGATTTTAGGATTGGAGGGAGATGCCTTTGATTCGTTTGTGGATCAATTAGGCCAAGAATTGGAGCAGATAGAGCCGAGCTGTATGTTGCACCCAAATATTTACAAGGGCTATAATGAATCCAAGCAAAAACTCTCAGATCAGGAGGGGACAACTGTTGTTTGTTCTTACGATAATAAGGTGCCACCCAATTATGCCCAACAAAAAGTAGTAACTGTAAGTGGAGCCCAATTCTTAGCCAACACTACACTCCATCAAGAGGTATTTGGACCATTTTCTGTAGTGGTAAAATGCAGGGACAAGACTGAATTAAAAAACATTTTGGAGCACTTGGAAGGCCAGTTAACAGGAACCATTTTGGGAAATAAGGAGGAGTTGGAGAGTTACCAAGACATAGTAGAAGCCTTGACCAATAGGGTGGGAAGAATTATTTTTAATGGAGTCCCAACAGGGGTGGAAGTTTGTCCATCCATGCAACATGGGGGGCCATTTCCAGCGTCAACGGATAGCAGATTTACTTCTGTTGGGGTCTCCGCCATTAAAAGATGGTCCAGACCCGTTGCTTTTCAAGATTGGCCAAATGAATTGTTGCCCAAGGCATTGCAAAACAAGAACCCATTGAACCTTTTGAGGCTTGTCAATGGAAGGTATACCAACGATAAAATATAA
- a CDS encoding DUF885 domain-containing protein — protein MKYSGVLLVCLILLQQGFAQNKMIDATTSLHQIIGNYENHEGYNKKDYPLGLFSKDYYKAEADFAKNLLSELSSLTFADLSETDQISYKLLAFVLQDEIDFYKYEGYLNPLLSDSGFHNNLTYMVRPLNSYEQVRAYLRKLNAVPNYVEQHLINLREGLKKGVSQPKIIFEGYESTYNDHIIQNYVDSYYYSPFQSLPKELTQIQVDSVLKAAKEAITNNVTPQFLRIKAFFEREYLPNTREAIGVSETPNGKGYYQNRINFYTTDTIYSADDIHQIGLSEVARIKAQMEQIIEQLEFKGSFEDFFQFLRTDPQFYAKTPKELLMIARDIAKRADAQLPRFFKTLPRKPYGVAPVPDAIAPKYTGGRYVGTSKNSTDPGYYWVNTYDLPSRTLYTLPSLTVHEAVPGHHLQGALNLELGDSIPKFRKNLYLSAFGEGWGLYSEFLAEEMGMYTTPYEHFGKLTYEMWRACRLVVDTGIHAKGWTREQVVDFMSSNTALSLHEINTETDRYISWPGQALSYKIGELKIRELRKKAETTLGSKFDVRDFHEVVLGQGTVTLSILEQRINEYIKKRTNE, from the coding sequence ATGAAATATTCTGGAGTCTTACTTGTCTGTCTTATCTTGTTACAACAGGGATTTGCACAAAATAAAATGATTGATGCAACAACTTCCCTGCACCAAATCATAGGTAACTATGAGAACCACGAAGGTTATAATAAAAAAGACTACCCATTGGGGCTCTTTAGCAAGGATTATTATAAGGCCGAGGCAGATTTTGCCAAGAACCTTCTCTCTGAATTATCTTCGCTTACATTTGCGGACCTTAGCGAAACTGATCAGATATCTTATAAGCTGCTTGCATTTGTATTGCAAGATGAAATCGACTTTTACAAATATGAAGGGTATTTAAACCCATTGCTATCAGATTCTGGGTTTCATAACAATTTAACCTATATGGTGAGACCTTTGAACAGCTATGAACAGGTAAGGGCATATCTTAGAAAGTTAAATGCCGTACCCAATTATGTCGAGCAGCATCTTATAAATTTACGGGAAGGCTTAAAAAAGGGAGTGTCTCAACCGAAGATCATTTTTGAGGGGTATGAATCAACCTACAACGATCACATTATTCAAAATTATGTGGACAGTTACTATTATTCACCATTTCAAAGCCTGCCTAAAGAGCTAACCCAAATACAAGTAGATTCTGTCTTAAAAGCAGCAAAAGAGGCGATTACAAACAATGTAACTCCCCAATTTTTGCGTATAAAAGCGTTTTTCGAACGGGAATACCTGCCGAACACCAGAGAGGCCATAGGTGTTTCCGAAACCCCCAATGGGAAGGGGTATTATCAAAACAGAATAAATTTTTATACAACCGATACGATATACTCAGCGGATGATATTCACCAAATTGGATTAAGTGAAGTGGCCAGGATCAAGGCTCAAATGGAACAGATTATTGAGCAGCTGGAATTTAAAGGAAGCTTTGAGGATTTTTTCCAATTTCTAAGGACCGACCCCCAATTCTATGCAAAAACCCCAAAGGAATTGTTGATGATCGCCAGGGATATTGCCAAAAGGGCCGATGCACAGCTCCCCCGATTTTTTAAAACCCTACCTCGTAAACCGTATGGTGTGGCTCCCGTACCCGATGCCATAGCCCCCAAATATACAGGCGGGCGATATGTTGGCACATCCAAAAATAGCACCGATCCAGGTTACTATTGGGTAAACACCTATGACCTGCCCAGTAGAACCCTTTATACGTTGCCTTCTTTGACGGTCCATGAAGCGGTTCCTGGACATCACCTTCAAGGTGCCTTGAACTTGGAATTGGGGGATAGTATTCCAAAATTCAGAAAGAACTTATATCTCTCTGCCTTCGGGGAGGGATGGGGCCTTTACAGTGAGTTTTTAGCGGAAGAAATGGGAATGTATACAACCCCCTATGAACATTTTGGAAAGCTTACCTATGAAATGTGGCGCGCATGCCGGTTGGTGGTCGATACCGGTATTCATGCGAAGGGATGGACCCGAGAACAAGTGGTAGATTTTATGTCATCGAACACAGCACTCTCCCTACACGAAATAAATACGGAAACCGATCGCTATATTTCATGGCCAGGACAGGCATTGTCCTACAAAATAGGGGAGCTAAAAATTAGGGAGCTTCGTAAAAAAGCAGAAACTACCTTGGGCTCTAAATTTGATGTTAGGGATTTTCATGAGGTGGTACTTGGGCAAGGCACGGTTACCCTGTCTATTTTGGAACAAAGAATAAATGAATACATAAAGAAGCGAACCAATGAGTAG
- a CDS encoding 4-hydroxyproline epimerase, protein MSRKTFFCIDAHTCGNPVRVVAGGGPNLIGNNMSEKRQHFLKEYDWIRRGLMFEPRGHDMMSGSILFPPHDPNNDFAILFIETSGCLPMCGHGTIGTITIAIEEGLVTPKNPGKVLMEAPAGLVEIEYQQTGKKVDWVKLINVKSYLAAENLTVACPELGELTFDVAYGGNYYAIVDPQKNFSGIHNFTANDIIRYSQVIRDDINKKYPDRFIHPENDTIRDVSHILWTGNPLDPTSSGRNAVFYGEKAIDRSPCGTGTSARMAQLFAKGKLQVGEAYIHESFIGSKFIGKVESVTALNGKTAIVPSVQGWAFVYGYNNIIIDNDDPYAHGFQVI, encoded by the coding sequence ATGAGTAGAAAGACCTTCTTTTGTATTGATGCCCATACGTGTGGCAATCCAGTACGTGTTGTTGCCGGGGGTGGACCTAATTTAATTGGGAACAACATGAGCGAGAAAAGACAACATTTCCTAAAGGAGTATGATTGGATTCGTCGCGGGTTGATGTTCGAGCCAAGGGGGCATGATATGATGAGTGGAAGTATTCTTTTTCCTCCGCATGATCCCAATAATGATTTTGCCATCTTGTTCATAGAAACATCCGGTTGTCTGCCCATGTGCGGTCATGGGACCATTGGCACCATTACCATAGCCATAGAGGAAGGGCTCGTGACCCCAAAAAATCCCGGGAAGGTTTTAATGGAAGCTCCTGCTGGGTTGGTGGAAATAGAATATCAACAAACAGGCAAAAAAGTAGATTGGGTAAAATTGATCAATGTAAAGAGTTATTTGGCCGCTGAAAATTTGACCGTAGCTTGTCCGGAATTGGGAGAACTTACCTTCGATGTAGCCTATGGCGGTAACTATTATGCCATTGTGGATCCCCAAAAAAACTTTTCAGGAATTCATAATTTCACTGCCAATGATATCATCCGATATTCACAGGTGATACGGGACGATATCAATAAAAAATACCCGGATAGATTTATACATCCAGAGAATGATACGATAAGGGATGTTTCCCATATACTCTGGACTGGGAATCCTTTAGACCCAACTTCTTCTGGCCGCAATGCTGTTTTTTATGGAGAAAAGGCGATTGATAGATCACCATGTGGTACAGGAACATCGGCCCGGATGGCGCAGTTATTCGCAAAAGGAAAACTGCAGGTGGGAGAAGCATATATTCATGAGAGCTTTATCGGCTCCAAATTCATTGGAAAGGTAGAATCGGTCACCGCCCTGAATGGAAAAACAGCCATTGTTCCAAGTGTTCAAGGTTGGGCCTTTGTGTATGGTTACAACAACATTATCATTGATAATGATGATCCCTACGCCCACGGATTTCAAGTAATATGA
- a CDS encoding DnaJ C-terminal domain-containing protein, translating into MDFIDYYKVLGLSKGASEKEIKKAYRKMARKYHPDLNPNDKEAEKKFKQINEANEVLGDPEKRKKYDQYGKDWEHAEAFEEARKQRSRSSAFGREGFEDYRYGGGETAGDFSDFFNAMFGGRSQRSQRRQVKFRGQDFNAELQLGLMDAYTTHKQTLTVNNRKIRITIPAGVEDGQTIKIAGHGGAGVNGGPNGDLYITFSIVNNTAFKREGENLYKTEEIPLIKAVLGGEITISTLTGVVKLKVKPNTQNGTKVKLKGKGFPKYKKDGQFGDLFVTYSVKIPTYLTPRQKELFEELEKTNL; encoded by the coding sequence ATGGATTTCATAGATTATTATAAGGTTTTAGGGCTGTCCAAAGGGGCATCTGAGAAAGAGATCAAAAAAGCCTACAGGAAAATGGCCCGTAAATACCATCCCGATCTTAATCCCAACGACAAGGAAGCGGAAAAAAAGTTCAAACAGATCAATGAGGCCAATGAAGTGCTTGGTGATCCTGAAAAACGTAAGAAGTATGACCAATACGGTAAGGATTGGGAGCATGCAGAAGCTTTTGAAGAGGCAAGGAAGCAGCGGTCACGATCTTCCGCCTTTGGAAGGGAAGGTTTTGAAGATTATAGGTATGGCGGCGGGGAAACGGCCGGTGATTTCTCGGATTTTTTTAATGCCATGTTTGGAGGACGTAGCCAAAGGTCACAGCGAAGGCAGGTTAAATTCAGAGGACAAGATTTTAATGCGGAGCTTCAGCTTGGTCTTATGGATGCCTATACAACCCATAAGCAGACCCTTACGGTAAACAACAGAAAAATAAGGATCACTATTCCGGCTGGGGTAGAGGATGGCCAGACGATTAAAATAGCGGGACATGGGGGGGCTGGAGTTAATGGAGGACCCAATGGAGATCTTTATATTACTTTTTCAATTGTAAATAATACGGCCTTTAAAAGAGAGGGCGAAAATTTATACAAAACAGAGGAAATTCCCTTGATTAAAGCTGTTTTAGGGGGTGAAATTACCATAAGCACTTTAACTGGTGTTGTCAAATTGAAAGTAAAACCGAATACCCAAAACGGCACCAAGGTAAAATTAAAGGGCAAGGGATTCCCCAAGTATAAAAAAGATGGGCAGTTTGGAGATCTTTTTGTTACCTATTCCGTGAAAATACCAACATACTTGACACCTAGACAAAAAGAGTTGTTTGAGGAACTTGAAAAAACAAACCTATAA
- a CDS encoding chaperone modulator CbpM has protein sequence MMNTYYITIKDFCSSHEIEESFVFTLGEYDLVTVEIVEQEHYIHQEELPKLEKMVRLHQDLGINLEGLEAIHHLLERVEQMQSEVHLLKNKLRKWEE, from the coding sequence ATGATGAATACGTACTATATAACGATAAAGGATTTTTGTAGTAGTCATGAGATAGAGGAGTCTTTTGTTTTTACACTTGGTGAGTATGATTTGGTGACAGTGGAGATCGTGGAACAAGAACACTATATCCATCAGGAAGAACTGCCAAAGCTTGAGAAAATGGTGAGGCTACATCAGGATCTTGGTATTAATCTGGAAGGTTTGGAGGCCATTCACCACCTGTTGGAAAGGGTAGAGCAGATGCAGTCGGAAGTCCACCTGCTTAAAAATAAACTTAGAAAATGGGAAGAATGA
- a CDS encoding ABC transporter ATP-binding protein, with amino-acid sequence MDFVLEAKHINKHFKKPVPFHVLKDISFQIKNGEFVSIMGKSGSGKSTLLYILSTMDTDYEGELYFNNELITGKKNEELSRIRNKNIGFVFQFHYLLSEFSVLENVMLPAKKLAEKSFGEIEHNAMEKLKMLHIEHLANNKASRISGGEKQRVAIARALINNPTILMGDEPTGNLDSHNSENVFQILKELKENEGLSLLIVTHDIDFAKRTDRIIEMEDGRVIRQ; translated from the coding sequence ATGGATTTCGTTTTAGAAGCTAAACATATCAACAAACATTTTAAAAAACCAGTGCCTTTTCATGTCTTAAAGGATATTTCATTTCAGATAAAAAATGGAGAGTTCGTTTCCATTATGGGAAAATCTGGTTCTGGGAAATCCACTCTTCTTTATATTCTTTCTACCATGGACACCGATTATGAAGGAGAACTATATTTCAACAATGAACTTATTACGGGTAAAAAGAATGAAGAACTTTCAAGAATTAGAAATAAAAACATAGGTTTCGTTTTCCAGTTCCATTACCTCCTTTCTGAATTTTCGGTCTTGGAAAATGTGATGCTCCCAGCAAAAAAATTGGCAGAAAAATCATTTGGAGAAATAGAGCACAATGCCATGGAAAAACTAAAAATGTTGCATATTGAACATTTGGCCAACAATAAAGCTTCACGGATATCAGGAGGTGAAAAGCAACGTGTGGCCATTGCAAGGGCTTTGATCAACAACCCCACCATATTAATGGGTGATGAACCCACCGGAAACCTGGACAGCCACAATTCTGAAAACGTATTTCAAATTTTAAAGGAATTAAAGGAGAATGAAGGTTTGTCCCTCTTAATTGTTACCCACGATATTGATTTTGCGAAAAGAACGGATCGGATCATAGAAATGGAAGACGGAAGGGTCATTAGACAATAA
- a CDS encoding ABC transporter permease, with the protein MTNWKVILGIAKTHLTTKMKSTITASLGVTFGIGAYITLVSFMTGLNSMLDDLILNQTPHIHIYNEIEPSEKQPIGLYEDYANTFNVVHSIKPKQAQKKIHNAVPIIQYLKADKNVLGATPQLGAQIFYLSGSIELGGKLTGIDIMEEVRLSNIQDYIIQGTPIALKNNDNGILLGAGLAKKMSLSPGDRVQISTVSGDVFPLKIVGLYQSGIADLDNVQSYANLKTVQRILGEAENYITDINVKLNDISKAESMAITMERQFKVKATDINEANAQFETGSNIRNLITYAVSITLLIVAGFGIYNILNMLIYEKMKDIAILKATGFSGRDVKLIFMSQAMIIGILGGVSGLIVGYILSNIIDKVPFETEALPTITTYPVNFNAWYYVIGIVFALISTFIAGYLPANKAKRIDPVRIIRGS; encoded by the coding sequence ATGACCAATTGGAAAGTCATTTTAGGAATTGCAAAGACACATCTTACCACCAAGATGAAATCTACCATTACCGCTTCACTTGGGGTCACTTTTGGGATAGGCGCTTATATTACCTTGGTAAGTTTTATGACGGGACTAAATAGTATGCTGGACGATCTGATCCTCAATCAAACCCCACATATCCATATTTACAATGAAATAGAACCAAGTGAAAAACAACCCATAGGTCTTTATGAAGATTATGCGAACACTTTTAATGTAGTGCATTCCATCAAGCCCAAGCAGGCCCAAAAAAAAATCCACAATGCCGTGCCCATAATCCAGTATTTAAAAGCGGACAAAAACGTTCTGGGCGCCACCCCACAATTGGGGGCACAAATCTTCTATTTATCAGGGTCTATAGAATTGGGCGGGAAATTGACAGGAATTGATATTATGGAAGAAGTCCGACTATCAAATATTCAGGATTACATCATCCAAGGCACACCCATTGCGTTAAAAAACAATGACAACGGTATTCTTCTGGGAGCTGGATTGGCTAAAAAAATGTCTCTCTCCCCTGGGGATAGGGTGCAGATCAGTACTGTTTCGGGCGATGTCTTTCCGTTAAAAATTGTGGGGTTGTACCAAAGTGGTATCGCCGATCTGGACAACGTACAAAGTTATGCCAACTTAAAAACGGTACAACGCATACTCGGTGAAGCAGAAAACTATATTACCGATATCAATGTAAAACTTAATGACATCTCTAAGGCGGAGTCAATGGCAATTACAATGGAACGCCAATTTAAGGTGAAGGCAACGGACATCAACGAGGCCAATGCACAGTTCGAAACTGGATCAAACATCCGGAACCTCATAACCTATGCGGTTTCCATTACACTATTAATCGTAGCCGGTTTTGGAATCTATAATATTCTCAACATGCTCATTTACGAGAAAATGAAAGATATCGCCATATTAAAAGCGACTGGATTTTCTGGTCGTGACGTTAAACTCATCTTTATGAGCCAGGCCATGATCATTGGTATTCTAGGAGGTGTTAGTGGTCTGATCGTAGGGTATATCCTTTCAAACATAATAGATAAGGTACCCTTTGAAACGGAGGCGTTGCCCACCATTACCACATATCCTGTCAATTTCAATGCTTGGTACTATGTCATAGGTATTGTTTTCGCCTTAATTTCGACATTTATAGCGGGGTATTTGCCCGCAAATAAGGCAAAAAGAATAGACCCGGTACGAATTATTAGAGGATCTTAA
- a CDS encoding efflux RND transporter periplasmic adaptor subunit, producing the protein MLLKKAIPCLLLLVSCGKKQEIVRPVEIKMTESVYSSVTIQPDSLYQVYSAVNGILDINLVEEGDLVKKGAPILQIINTSPKLNTENARLNVKLAQENYQGNYAILRDIQDEMNAARLRYRNDSINFFRQEALWKQKIGSKLEYDTKKLNFELSTNQLQLLQTKYNRTKNELKTQLEQAKNSYRTSLINTEDFTVESKINGKVYALFKNPGELVSTMEPIAAIGKDDDFIIEMLVDEVDIVKIALGLRALITLDAYGSDVFEAKISKIYPRKEERSQTFKIEAEFVSPPKVLYPGLSGEGNIIVAEKEHTLTIPKEYLMEGNKVRTSEGSVVVSIGLQNLERVEILSGITKETELLKPEK; encoded by the coding sequence ATGCTACTCAAAAAAGCCATACCCTGTCTCCTGCTTTTAGTCTCTTGTGGTAAAAAACAAGAAATAGTACGTCCTGTGGAAATCAAAATGACAGAATCTGTATATTCATCAGTTACCATACAACCCGATAGTCTCTACCAGGTATATTCGGCCGTTAATGGCATCTTGGATATCAACTTGGTTGAAGAGGGTGATCTGGTAAAAAAAGGGGCGCCCATTTTACAGATTATAAATACATCTCCGAAATTAAATACAGAAAATGCCCGTCTCAATGTGAAATTGGCCCAGGAAAATTATCAGGGCAATTATGCAATTTTGAGGGACATTCAGGACGAAATGAATGCAGCCCGTTTGCGCTACCGGAACGATTCCATAAATTTTTTCAGACAAGAGGCCCTTTGGAAACAAAAGATAGGGTCCAAATTGGAATACGACACCAAAAAATTAAATTTTGAACTTTCAACCAATCAACTACAACTGCTACAGACGAAATACAACCGAACCAAAAATGAGCTGAAGACCCAATTGGAACAAGCTAAGAATAGCTATAGAACTTCCTTGATAAACACGGAGGATTTTACGGTAGAAAGCAAAATTAACGGGAAGGTATATGCCCTGTTCAAAAATCCTGGGGAGCTGGTCAGTACTATGGAACCAATTGCCGCCATAGGTAAGGATGATGATTTTATAATTGAAATGTTGGTGGATGAAGTGGATATTGTAAAAATAGCCTTGGGATTAAGAGCCCTCATCACTCTTGATGCCTACGGATCCGATGTTTTTGAAGCCAAGATCAGTAAAATCTACCCTAGGAAAGAGGAACGTTCCCAAACCTTTAAAATTGAAGCTGAATTTGTATCTCCTCCCAAGGTATTGTATCCAGGACTTTCGGGGGAGGGAAATATTATTGTTGCAGAAAAAGAACATACCCTTACCATCCCCAAAGAGTATCTTATGGAAGGGAACAAGGTAAGGACCTCGGAAGGATCCGTTGTGGTTTCTATTGGCTTACAAAATTTGGAACGGGTGGAAATCTTATCCGGAATAACCAAAGAAACTGAATTACTAAAACCAGAAAAATGA
- a CDS encoding site-2 protease family protein, with protein sequence MKGVLQLGKIAGIKIEIHWTFSFLLIWVVFLDLQQGGNLNSSLLNILIILILFLCVVLHELGHALTAKRFGVGTKKITLLPIGGVALLEKIPEKPVQELFVALAGPAVNVLIAILLSFFIPFENYMSMDPSGMEDFLNTSGFQSLLLFLFLANIMLVLFNMIPAFPMDGGRVLRSLLAFKLGRVKATEIASSLGQVLAVLFFMLGVFFNPFLILIALFIFVGAYGENQMVKNQSILEGHIVEEAMLTKLTLLHPQDTIQQAINAVLASTEKDFVVMDNNQIAGVLYHKDIVKNANKPSVLIKDVMQKDIKTVDITQAITSVLENIRNEKSTFYPVTHNNELVGAIDMTNISEFIVFKSNPNQ encoded by the coding sequence ATGAAAGGAGTACTGCAACTTGGCAAAATTGCCGGAATAAAAATAGAAATACACTGGACATTTTCCTTTTTATTGATATGGGTAGTATTTCTCGACCTCCAACAAGGGGGAAACCTGAATTCGTCACTCTTGAATATACTTATTATACTAATTCTATTTTTATGTGTGGTACTCCACGAATTGGGTCATGCACTTACAGCCAAAAGATTTGGGGTCGGCACAAAAAAAATAACATTATTACCTATCGGAGGAGTAGCTCTTTTAGAAAAAATACCAGAAAAACCTGTACAGGAGCTATTCGTAGCATTGGCAGGCCCAGCCGTAAATGTACTGATTGCCATACTGCTATCGTTCTTTATTCCCTTTGAAAACTATATGAGTATGGATCCTTCTGGGATGGAAGATTTTTTAAACACTTCCGGTTTTCAAAGCCTACTCTTATTTCTATTTTTAGCCAATATTATGTTGGTGTTATTTAATATGATCCCTGCCTTTCCCATGGATGGTGGAAGGGTTTTAAGATCCCTTTTGGCATTTAAATTGGGCCGGGTGAAGGCAACAGAGATTGCCTCCAGCTTGGGGCAGGTATTGGCCGTTTTATTTTTCATGCTCGGGGTTTTCTTCAATCCATTTCTAATATTGATAGCCTTGTTCATTTTTGTAGGGGCCTATGGAGAGAACCAAATGGTAAAAAACCAATCTATTTTGGAAGGCCATATTGTTGAGGAGGCCATGCTTACCAAACTTACCCTGCTTCATCCGCAAGATACTATCCAACAAGCGATAAATGCGGTATTGGCAAGTACAGAAAAGGATTTTGTGGTCATGGATAACAATCAAATTGCAGGAGTATTATATCATAAGGATATTGTTAAAAACGCCAATAAGCCATCTGTATTGATCAAGGATGTTATGCAAAAGGATATTAAAACTGTAGATATAACACAAGCAATTACCTCAGTTTTAGAAAATATAAGGAATGAAAAAAGCACTTTTTATCCCGTCACACATAATAATGAATTGGTTGGAGCCATTGATATGACCAATATCAGCGAATTCATTGTCTTTAAATCCAATCCAAATCAATAA
- a CDS encoding 1-phosphofructokinase family hexose kinase, which produces MKRIFTLTMNPALDKSTSVAGVLPFKKLRCKVPIYEPGGGGINVSRAIKKLEGSSVAIYLSGGPTGEHMKELLTMEGIAQKIMTIEEWTRENLAVTDTTNEQQFRFGMPGPKVQDTEWQQVLEDLPLLLNEGDYLVASGSLSPNIPVDFYARVAKIALEKKARMVLDTSGEALEIGAKTGVFLLKPNLGELSSLCGVSRITTQNLESLALKFIKEHNCTVLVVSMGPKGAMLVTVKGSEHIPAPTVQHVSSIGAGDSMVAGMVLRLASGDSFGEMVRYGVACGTAATMTPGTQLCQKEDVDKLYQWLTQQKTFK; this is translated from the coding sequence ATGAAAAGGATATTCACCCTAACCATGAACCCCGCCTTGGACAAAAGTACCTCGGTAGCAGGAGTGCTGCCCTTTAAAAAGCTGCGCTGTAAGGTCCCAATATATGAGCCGGGGGGCGGAGGCATTAATGTTTCCAGGGCAATTAAAAAATTAGAAGGGTCCTCAGTGGCTATTTATCTTTCTGGCGGACCAACGGGGGAACATATGAAGGAACTATTGACCATGGAAGGGATAGCCCAAAAAATCATGACAATAGAAGAATGGACAAGAGAAAATTTAGCAGTGACGGATACTACAAACGAACAACAGTTTCGCTTTGGTATGCCCGGGCCGAAAGTGCAGGATACCGAATGGCAACAGGTTTTGGAAGATTTGCCCTTGCTTTTAAATGAAGGAGATTACCTAGTGGCCAGTGGCAGTCTCTCACCAAATATCCCAGTTGATTTTTATGCCCGGGTGGCCAAAATTGCGCTTGAAAAAAAAGCCAGGATGGTTTTAGATACGTCAGGTGAAGCCCTGGAAATAGGAGCCAAAACTGGAGTCTTTTTGCTAAAGCCCAATTTAGGGGAACTCAGTTCCCTTTGTGGTGTATCACGAATTACCACACAGAATCTGGAATCCTTGGCTTTAAAATTTATAAAGGAGCATAACTGTACCGTACTGGTGGTTTCCATGGGTCCCAAAGGTGCCATGTTGGTGACAGTCAAAGGGAGCGAACATATCCCAGCCCCAACCGTACAACATGTCAGCAGTATTGGAGCAGGGGACAGCATGGTCGCTGGAATGGTACTGCGCTTGGCATCTGGTGATTCTTTTGGTGAAATGGTTAGATATGGCGTGGCATGTGGAACAGCAGCTACCATGACACCGGGTACACAATTGTGTCAAAAAGAAGATGTAGATAAGTTGTACCAGTGGTTGACACAACAAAAGACCTTTAAATAA